The following coding sequences are from one bacterium SCSIO 12741 window:
- a CDS encoding YcxB family protein — protein sequence MTLQFDFDMEDWMEFQKHFIANSKRMKRTKWMITLIPPVIMAFVFLSNLSKREGGEIAFGAMVVMMGLWIWLYPKRFDKRVLKQVRNTIESGDNSAILGSTSIQFEEEGITHKTPEVERKLKWSGIKRVGESDEYFFLYDSAVSAIVIPKKKIQVAEEELREVLKANMLV from the coding sequence ATGACCCTTCAATTTGATTTTGATATGGAGGATTGGATGGAGTTTCAAAAGCACTTCATTGCCAATTCCAAAAGAATGAAACGGACCAAGTGGATGATTACTTTGATTCCACCGGTAATTATGGCCTTTGTGTTCCTTTCCAATCTGAGTAAGCGGGAGGGAGGCGAAATTGCCTTTGGAGCTATGGTGGTAATGATGGGGCTATGGATTTGGCTTTACCCCAAACGATTCGACAAACGTGTATTGAAGCAAGTGCGAAATACTATTGAGTCGGGTGACAATTCAGCTATTCTTGGTTCCACTTCCATTCAATTTGAAGAGGAAGGAATTACCCACAAAACCCCAGAGGTGGAGCGAAAGCTAAAATGGAGTGGAATCAAGCGGGTGGGAGAATCGGATGAGTACTTCTTTTTGTACGATTCTGCCGTTTCGGCTATTGTGATCCCCAAGAAGAAAATTCAGGTAGCCGAAGAAGAGCTGCGCGAAGTACTCAAAGCCAACATGCTGGTCTAA
- a CDS encoding Na/Pi cotransporter family protein has protein sequence MEYGFLNLLNLIGSLGLFIYGMKVMSEGIQKAAGNRLKSILGSMTKNRYLGVFSGLLITTLVQSSSATTVMTVSFVNAGLLSLIQSAGIIMGANVGTTVTAWLVTYFGFKFDIVDITLPIIAIGLPMLFIQKGNWRFWAEFFIGFALLFYGLDLLKSSVPDVESNAGMLEFLQGFTNWGYGSYLFFILIGTLITIIVQSSSASMTITLILLAEGWINFEIAAALVLGENIGTTITAWIASLVGNVHAKRAARIHSMFNIIGVVWILVLFPFFLEAVNYVTMTLFDLNSPLTNYSSEELAAFTPEQLKARKDSVTFGLSTFHTLFNLVNVLLLIGFAQKLVDIAVRMVKPKDTDDEKYSLEYISGGMTSSVELSLMEAQKEISNYGRLVRKMMGFLSAIVTEKDPKSIKHNLQRIEKYEQITDNIELEVSDYLIQVAKNELTEQTSARIQSMLSIINDIERQGDIIYQMSKTMERKMESKVWFTPKQRDSINAMFDKVDEALECMNKNLDGPYEEADLEEAVKIEKELDQMRNKYRKSHLKSIEKGDYNIRAGLIFVDLISTAEKLGDHVINVSEATKGQNLE, from the coding sequence ATGGAATATGGTTTTTTAAACCTGCTCAATTTGATCGGTTCCCTAGGCCTCTTTATCTACGGAATGAAGGTCATGAGCGAGGGTATCCAAAAAGCAGCAGGTAATCGATTGAAAAGCATTTTGGGATCGATGACCAAAAACCGCTACTTAGGGGTATTCTCCGGGTTACTCATCACTACTTTGGTTCAATCTTCTTCGGCTACCACTGTAATGACGGTAAGCTTTGTGAATGCCGGGCTACTGTCCCTCATTCAATCGGCAGGTATCATCATGGGAGCAAATGTGGGAACCACCGTTACAGCGTGGCTGGTAACCTACTTCGGATTTAAGTTTGACATTGTAGACATTACCCTACCTATCATCGCCATCGGCTTGCCCATGTTGTTTATTCAAAAGGGCAATTGGCGTTTTTGGGCTGAGTTTTTTATCGGATTTGCCCTCCTGTTTTATGGACTCGATTTGCTCAAAAGTTCGGTTCCCGACGTGGAAAGCAATGCCGGTATGCTTGAGTTCTTGCAAGGGTTTACTAACTGGGGTTATGGTTCTTACTTGTTCTTTATTCTGATTGGAACCCTGATTACCATTATTGTTCAATCCTCGAGTGCCTCGATGACGATTACTTTGATTCTTTTGGCTGAAGGGTGGATCAATTTTGAGATTGCTGCGGCATTGGTACTCGGTGAGAATATTGGTACGACGATCACCGCCTGGATCGCTTCCTTGGTTGGAAATGTTCATGCTAAGCGAGCGGCTCGGATTCACTCGATGTTCAACATCATTGGTGTCGTTTGGATCCTCGTTTTGTTCCCCTTCTTCCTGGAAGCGGTGAACTATGTTACGATGACCTTGTTTGACTTGAATAGCCCTCTTACCAACTATTCTTCAGAAGAGTTAGCTGCCTTCACACCTGAACAGCTTAAAGCAAGAAAAGACTCCGTTACTTTCGGATTATCGACCTTCCACACTCTGTTTAATTTGGTGAACGTTCTCTTGCTGATTGGTTTTGCCCAAAAATTGGTTGACATCGCCGTGAGAATGGTTAAGCCTAAGGACACAGATGACGAAAAATACTCGCTTGAATACATTAGTGGGGGTATGACTTCATCGGTTGAGCTTTCTTTAATGGAAGCCCAAAAGGAGATCTCCAACTATGGCCGATTGGTTCGTAAGATGATGGGATTCTTAAGCGCCATTGTAACCGAGAAAGATCCAAAGTCCATTAAGCACAACCTACAGCGCATTGAGAAATACGAGCAGATCACTGACAACATTGAATTGGAAGTATCTGATTACCTGATTCAGGTTGCCAAAAATGAATTGACCGAACAAACCTCAGCTCGGATTCAATCCATGCTCAGCATTATCAACGATATCGAACGTCAGGGAGACATTATTTACCAAATGTCTAAAACCATGGAGCGTAAGATGGAGAGCAAGGTATGGTTCACGCCTAAGCAGCGAGACAGCATCAACGCCATGTTCGACAAGGTGGATGAGGCCCTGGAGTGCATGAACAAAAACCTGGATGGCCCCTACGAAGAAGCTGATTTGGAAGAGGCTGTTAAGATTGAGAAGGAACTGGATCAAATGAGAAACAAATACCGGAAGTCACACCTGAAGAGCATTGAGAAGGGTGACTACAACATTCGGGCGGGACTCATTTTTGTGGATCTAATTTCAACCGCTGAAAAGCTTGGTGATCATGTTATCAATGTAAGCGAGGCGACCAAAGGGCAAAACCTGGAATAA
- a CDS encoding GNAT family N-acetyltransferase: MVHPVRVHTEEHIRHVERLAREIYYPTYSPYVHQDHIEYFLVTFQSFEAIKRQIQSDFVYYLWMDKEKAIGYLGIQFEAKLAHLSKLYFLPDHRRLGLGKEAMNLTFQEVREKHLSQIRVVVNENNHGAIRFYQKHGFFIQESVTHSFENGHSVQDLILLLSLSSQE, encoded by the coding sequence ATGGTTCATCCAGTCAGGGTTCATACTGAAGAACATATTCGGCATGTTGAAAGGCTTGCTCGGGAAATTTATTATCCCACTTACAGCCCTTATGTGCACCAAGATCACATTGAGTATTTTTTAGTAACCTTTCAATCTTTTGAGGCTATCAAAAGGCAGATTCAATCCGATTTTGTCTATTACTTATGGATGGATAAGGAAAAGGCCATTGGCTACTTGGGTATTCAATTTGAAGCGAAACTGGCTCATTTGAGTAAGCTCTATTTTTTGCCTGACCACAGAAGGCTGGGCTTAGGGAAAGAGGCGATGAATTTGACTTTTCAGGAGGTAAGGGAAAAACACCTGAGTCAAATCCGGGTGGTGGTCAATGAAAACAACCACGGAGCGATTCGATTTTACCAAAAGCATGGTTTCTTTATTCAGGAATCGGTTACCCATAGTTTTGAAAACGGTCACTCCGTCCAGGATCTAATCTTGCTATTGAGTCTTTCATCCCAAGAATGA
- a CDS encoding YiiX family permuted papain-like enzyme, producing MRWWVIIGLLIWTNSVWSQQHIGDFGLQTGDILFQDFDSGLSEAIKEISHSEFSHVGVVLVIDHKTWVLEAVSPVRLTELDSWIARNDRNFYVAKRLKDADSRWTTEKQDELIKEGRKYLGKPYDIRFEWSNDALYCSELVWKVYYEVLGIRVGEIQRLKELDMSTQVVQETLFRLYGNEIPYEEMVVSPQAILDCPLLIELPVSN from the coding sequence ATGAGATGGTGGGTAATAATAGGATTGTTGATATGGACCAATTCGGTCTGGTCTCAGCAACATATTGGAGATTTTGGCTTACAAACGGGAGATATCCTTTTTCAGGACTTTGATTCTGGATTAAGTGAAGCGATCAAAGAAATATCTCATTCTGAATTTAGCCATGTAGGCGTGGTATTGGTAATCGACCATAAGACCTGGGTACTTGAAGCTGTAAGTCCAGTTAGGTTGACGGAATTGGACTCCTGGATTGCACGCAACGATCGAAACTTTTATGTAGCCAAAAGGCTCAAAGACGCCGACTCAAGATGGACAACAGAAAAGCAAGATGAGCTCATTAAAGAGGGACGAAAGTATTTGGGAAAACCCTACGACATCCGATTCGAGTGGAGCAACGATGCGCTCTATTGTTCAGAATTGGTTTGGAAAGTATACTACGAAGTATTGGGAATTCGGGTCGGAGAAATTCAACGATTAAAAGAGCTGGATATGTCTACTCAAGTCGTTCAGGAGACCCTGTTTAGACTCTACGGCAATGAAATTCCTTACGAGGAAATGGTGGTCTCGCCGCAAGCCATTCTCGATTGTCCTTTGCTGATTGAACTACCTGTGAGTAATTAA
- a CDS encoding acyl transferase: MSLDFLDIRSPQDFEEQALSLYHKQVQSNAVYGEFKDRLMGNRPVQRLEDIPYLPVSFFKSHSLKTGEFEPEAVFTSSSTTGQTPSRHEVRSLKLYEETFFRAFEQFYGRVEDWTVLALLPSYLERQGSSLVYMAEKLIERSQAHESGFYLYNHEELYQTLSQLEGEGRKTLLLGVTFGLLDFAEKFSLNFKHTVIMETGGMKGKRKELIRQEVHELLQQSFGSSPIHSEYGMTELMSQAYSDGNGIYRTPPWMKISVRSSTDPLSLLPKGKSGGINIIDLANQDSCAFLSTQDLGRILPDDNFAILGRFDNSDVRGCNLMVV; the protein is encoded by the coding sequence ATGTCCCTGGATTTTCTGGACATTCGATCTCCTCAGGATTTTGAGGAGCAAGCCCTTTCCCTTTATCACAAACAGGTTCAATCCAATGCTGTATATGGTGAATTTAAGGACCGCTTGATGGGCAATCGTCCGGTTCAGCGATTAGAAGACATTCCCTATTTACCAGTTTCCTTTTTCAAATCTCATTCACTTAAAACGGGAGAGTTTGAACCGGAAGCAGTATTTACCAGTTCCTCCACCACCGGACAAACTCCTTCCCGACATGAGGTGAGAAGTTTGAAACTCTACGAAGAAACTTTCTTTAGAGCCTTTGAGCAATTCTACGGACGAGTGGAAGATTGGACCGTTTTGGCCTTACTTCCCTCCTATTTAGAGCGCCAAGGATCATCCCTGGTCTACATGGCCGAAAAACTCATTGAGCGAAGCCAGGCCCACGAGAGTGGGTTCTATCTGTACAACCACGAGGAACTTTATCAAACGCTTTCTCAATTGGAAGGAGAGGGTCGGAAAACCCTTCTACTTGGGGTCACCTTTGGCCTGCTTGATTTTGCGGAAAAATTCTCGCTCAACTTCAAGCATACCGTCATTATGGAGACAGGAGGCATGAAGGGAAAACGCAAGGAGTTGATCCGGCAAGAAGTTCATGAATTACTTCAGCAAAGTTTTGGATCCTCACCCATCCATTCGGAATATGGAATGACAGAATTGATGTCTCAAGCGTATTCAGATGGAAATGGAATTTACCGTACCCCACCCTGGATGAAAATCAGCGTTCGAAGCAGTACGGATCCACTAAGTCTCCTTCCCAAAGGTAAATCGGGTGGAATCAATATCATTGACCTCGCCAATCAAGATAGTTGTGCCTTTCTGTCCACACAGGATTTGGGTCGCATTCTTCCAGACGACAACTTCGCCATTCTCGGGCGATTTGATAACAGTGATGTAAGAGGATGTAACCTAATGGTCGTTTAG
- a CDS encoding NUDIX hydrolase N-terminal domain-containing protein, whose translation MGQRETLQKLEQLLHLANNGLRFSVDGYNSSRYGQIKEITEEFYKQIPELKDIDLESPDQQGYLTPKVGVNALIVNDQGAILMERRVDDKLWGLPGGWADVGASAEDNVVREVREETGLEVKVKRLLKVISRTPDQRSIVTSYHLLFHCEIVSGELKASHESLEVGWVNLANTEPWHWDHREWVDSLQEMELPQELQGLFS comes from the coding sequence ATGGGGCAAAGAGAAACTTTGCAAAAACTGGAACAGCTGCTGCATCTGGCGAATAACGGATTGCGATTTTCCGTGGATGGTTACAACAGTTCACGGTACGGTCAGATCAAAGAAATTACCGAGGAATTTTACAAGCAAATTCCCGAGCTTAAAGACATTGATCTTGAATCACCAGACCAGCAAGGGTACCTAACCCCAAAAGTTGGGGTAAATGCATTGATTGTAAATGATCAGGGAGCTATCCTTATGGAAAGAAGGGTAGATGATAAACTTTGGGGCCTTCCCGGTGGCTGGGCGGATGTAGGCGCTTCGGCCGAAGATAATGTCGTTCGCGAGGTTCGCGAAGAAACGGGACTGGAGGTGAAGGTAAAGCGTCTTCTGAAGGTAATCAGCCGTACGCCAGATCAGCGGAGTATTGTTACTTCCTACCACCTGTTGTTTCATTGCGAGATTGTGAGCGGCGAGCTCAAGGCATCTCATGAAAGCCTGGAAGTAGGATGGGTAAATTTAGCGAACACCGAACCTTGGCATTGGGATCATCGAGAATGGGTAGATAGCCTTCAGGAAATGGAGCTTCCCCAAGAATTACAAGGCCTTTTTTCCTAA
- a CDS encoding NAD(P)/FAD-dependent oxidoreductase, with the protein MNQDGENGNQQFDVAIIGSGVSGLMSAAILSKAGYSVCVLEMESRIGGYLAGFRRKDFRFDTAIHWLNQTGPEGMVTKMFEFLGSDYPQTVPQKRIRRFKGESFDYLLTNHPDDLKKEWIQKYPHEKKGIEKFFKAARKIAHSFDNYSNMFRSEETMTVLEKGRHKLQLLKFATPFLRYIGYTGEAGLKKGLNRFFKEPELHAIFCSEPDLLSVLVPIAWAYIGDFQSPPKGGSQVIPEWLHHIIEHFDGTVLTRAKVQDIILEDDRCKGLRVVHKKKPLEIRSDYVIACCDVETLYEKMLPTHSVPELKKKKLKDAKLYSSSVTISLALDCTAEELGFNEELIFLSRDDISREEQSNGSPETSGISILAPTFRDKSLAPEGMGTLTLYVPAFMHQDNFWHTEKDEEGNIVRGEAYKKFKSDYADTIIDRVESTLAPGLREHITYIDVATPVTHWRYTGNRDGTMMGARTGRENMQAKIAHYQTPVEGLVLGGHWAELGGGVPIAVKSAANASLLVLRKKNPKAFRLLADYMDGKISLKRILSSEAFKDYDNSWVAKPTPADSKKTLQTAPKANI; encoded by the coding sequence ATGAACCAGGACGGAGAAAACGGTAACCAGCAATTTGACGTGGCCATTATTGGATCCGGCGTCAGTGGATTAATGTCTGCTGCTATTTTGAGCAAGGCTGGCTATTCGGTTTGTGTGCTTGAGATGGAATCGCGAATCGGGGGTTACCTGGCTGGTTTTCGGCGCAAAGACTTTCGTTTTGACACAGCCATCCACTGGTTAAATCAAACCGGTCCTGAGGGCATGGTCACCAAAATGTTCGAATTCTTAGGAAGTGACTACCCACAAACCGTTCCCCAAAAACGCATTCGTCGATTCAAGGGTGAGTCCTTTGACTACCTGCTCACGAATCATCCGGATGATCTTAAGAAAGAATGGATCCAAAAATACCCGCACGAGAAAAAGGGGATCGAGAAGTTTTTTAAAGCCGCCCGAAAGATTGCTCACTCGTTTGACAATTACTCCAACATGTTCCGTTCCGAGGAAACGATGACTGTTTTGGAAAAGGGGCGCCACAAATTGCAACTACTAAAATTTGCCACTCCCTTCCTTCGGTACATTGGATACACGGGTGAAGCAGGTTTAAAAAAAGGACTTAATCGCTTCTTCAAGGAACCAGAATTACATGCCATCTTTTGTTCTGAGCCTGATTTACTATCGGTTTTGGTCCCCATAGCTTGGGCGTACATTGGCGATTTCCAGAGCCCACCTAAGGGTGGAAGCCAGGTGATTCCAGAATGGCTACATCACATTATTGAACACTTTGACGGAACGGTGCTCACCCGAGCCAAGGTGCAGGATATCATTCTTGAAGACGACCGTTGTAAAGGTCTCCGGGTGGTTCACAAGAAAAAACCATTGGAAATCAGAAGCGATTACGTAATTGCCTGCTGTGATGTGGAAACCTTGTACGAAAAGATGCTGCCGACGCATTCTGTCCCCGAACTCAAAAAGAAAAAACTCAAAGATGCCAAGCTTTATAGCTCCTCGGTAACCATATCGTTGGCGCTGGATTGTACGGCCGAGGAATTAGGTTTCAACGAAGAACTGATCTTTCTTTCCCGCGACGACATTTCCCGGGAAGAACAAAGCAACGGTAGTCCTGAAACGAGTGGAATCAGTATTCTGGCCCCCACCTTTCGAGACAAATCTTTGGCCCCTGAAGGCATGGGCACCCTCACGCTTTATGTACCAGCCTTTATGCACCAGGACAACTTCTGGCACACGGAAAAGGATGAAGAGGGCAATATCGTTCGTGGAGAAGCCTACAAAAAATTCAAATCCGACTACGCCGATACCATTATCGATCGCGTAGAATCAACGTTGGCACCAGGATTACGAGAGCACATCACCTACATCGACGTTGCCACCCCCGTTACCCATTGGCGCTATACCGGAAATCGAGATGGAACCATGATGGGAGCTCGAACTGGCCGGGAAAACATGCAAGCCAAAATTGCCCACTACCAAACTCCCGTGGAAGGCCTCGTATTGGGCGGACATTGGGCCGAACTGGGAGGTGGCGTACCCATTGCCGTTAAATCTGCTGCCAACGCGTCTTTATTGGTGCTTCGCAAAAAAAATCCCAAAGCCTTCCGATTACTAGCCGATTATATGGATGGAAAAATATCTTTGAAGCGCATTTTGAGTTCTGAAGCGTTCAAAGACTACGACAATTCCTGGGTAGCGAAACCCACTCCTGCCGATTCTAAAAAGACCCTTCAAACGGCTCCAAAAGCTAACATATAA
- a CDS encoding tyrosine--tRNA ligase, whose translation MNFIEELRWRGMIHDMMPGTEDALNKESVSGYIGFDPTADSLHIGSLVQIMILVHFQRAGHKPVALVGGATGMVGDPSGKSKERNLLTKEQIDHNVAGVKAQLEKFLDFEGENAAEIVNNYDWFGNMSFLEFIRDVGKHITVNYMMAKDSVKTRMETGISFTEFSYQLVQGFDFYWLNKNKNCKIQLGGSDQWGNIVTGTELIRRMGGGEAYAATTPLITKADGTKFGKTEGGNVWLDINRTSAYKFYQYWLNASDEDAKKYIKIFTLKSKEEIVALIEEHNQAPHARLLQKELAKDITSRAHSPEDCELAIQASNLLFGKGDSEVLNKMSEEDILDIFDGVPHASVERSLIEEGAGMIDLLAGKTGFLKSNGEARRALKENSVSLNRNKVKEDRIVTVEDLVKDKYLLLQKGKKNFYLIKVD comes from the coding sequence ATGAATTTTATTGAAGAGTTGAGATGGCGTGGAATGATCCACGATATGATGCCAGGAACGGAGGATGCACTGAATAAAGAATCGGTATCCGGGTATATTGGTTTTGATCCTACGGCCGATAGTTTGCACATCGGTAGCTTGGTTCAGATTATGATTTTGGTCCATTTTCAGCGTGCTGGTCACAAACCTGTCGCTTTGGTGGGTGGTGCTACTGGTATGGTGGGCGATCCTTCTGGAAAATCCAAGGAGCGTAACCTGTTGACCAAAGAACAAATTGATCACAACGTAGCTGGAGTAAAGGCCCAGTTGGAGAAGTTTTTGGACTTTGAAGGAGAAAATGCGGCAGAGATTGTAAACAACTACGACTGGTTTGGAAACATGTCCTTCCTTGAGTTTATTCGCGATGTGGGTAAACACATTACGGTGAACTACATGATGGCCAAGGACTCGGTGAAAACCCGAATGGAAACTGGAATTTCATTCACGGAATTCTCCTACCAACTCGTTCAGGGATTTGACTTTTACTGGCTCAATAAGAACAAGAATTGCAAAATTCAATTGGGTGGATCCGATCAATGGGGAAACATTGTTACCGGAACTGAACTGATCCGTCGAATGGGCGGCGGCGAGGCTTACGCAGCTACCACTCCCTTAATTACCAAGGCAGATGGAACCAAATTTGGAAAGACTGAAGGTGGCAATGTTTGGTTGGATATTAACCGAACCAGCGCCTACAAATTCTACCAGTACTGGTTGAATGCTTCGGATGAGGATGCGAAGAAGTACATCAAGATATTCACCTTGAAGTCCAAAGAAGAAATTGTGGCTCTCATTGAAGAGCACAACCAGGCTCCTCATGCCCGTTTGTTGCAAAAGGAATTGGCCAAGGACATTACATCACGAGCTCATTCTCCGGAAGATTGTGAGTTGGCCATTCAGGCCAGCAACTTGTTGTTTGGAAAAGGCGATTCTGAGGTCTTGAACAAGATGAGCGAAGAGGATATTCTCGATATTTTTGACGGTGTTCCACATGCAAGTGTTGAGCGTTCTTTGATTGAAGAAGGTGCAGGAATGATTGACTTGCTGGCTGGTAAAACAGGATTTCTAAAGTCAAATGGAGAGGCACGTAGAGCTTTGAAAGAAAACTCCGTGAGTCTGAATCGCAACAAGGTTAAGGAAGACCGGATTGTAACAGTTGAGGACCTGGTGAAGGATAAATACCTGCTGCTACAAAAAGGGAAGAAAAACTTTTATCTGATCAAGGTCGACTAA
- a CDS encoding tetratricopeptide repeat protein, which yields MFRFYTPILILQFFCLYHAYKNKSESWWYILILMFPLVGCLIYLYKHFYSRQNVERVSEGVKQVINTNYHVDKMEKQHRFNDSVGNRINLADAYCGVGRFEEAVELYESCREGYLHDDPGLIMKLMVTHFQMENYRPVVELGKSLEGNKDFEDDSSRVAYAWSLHHLGDQEEAYQAFEIMDVRFSHYGPRLEFCKFLDASGKRDEARERLDQMLDEISHMTRRERKPHLPFVQSIQSFRSHLR from the coding sequence ATGTTTCGATTTTACACACCCATTCTAATTCTGCAGTTTTTCTGCCTTTACCACGCTTATAAAAACAAGTCTGAGAGTTGGTGGTATATCCTCATTCTCATGTTTCCATTGGTCGGATGCTTGATCTACTTATACAAGCATTTTTATTCCCGGCAAAATGTGGAGCGCGTATCAGAAGGTGTAAAACAGGTAATCAACACCAATTACCATGTGGATAAAATGGAGAAGCAGCACCGCTTCAATGATAGCGTGGGTAATCGGATAAACCTGGCGGATGCCTACTGTGGCGTAGGTCGATTTGAAGAAGCGGTGGAGCTCTACGAAAGTTGCCGGGAGGGTTACCTCCACGATGATCCAGGCTTGATCATGAAGCTGATGGTCACTCACTTCCAAATGGAAAACTACCGTCCTGTTGTAGAATTGGGAAAATCCTTGGAAGGCAATAAGGACTTTGAAGACGATTCCTCGAGGGTAGCTTATGCTTGGTCGTTGCATCATTTAGGAGACCAGGAAGAGGCGTACCAGGCTTTTGAGATCATGGATGTTCGATTCTCCCATTATGGTCCACGTTTGGAATTTTGTAAGTTTTTGGATGCCAGTGGAAAAAGAGACGAAGCACGTGAAAGATTAGATCAAATGCTGGACGAGATTTCTCACATGACCCGAAGAGAGCGTAAACCGCATTTACCTTTTGTTCAGTCCATTCAGTCGTTTCGATCTCACTTGAGGTAG
- a CDS encoding amidohydrolase, translating into MIISGGPIYTSNELTPTAEAVAVADGRIVFVGSMQEAQAFQGEQTKQVDLNGNTLLPGFIESHGHLYNFGYSMVQLDLRPCKSYEEVLEKVANATEKMEPGQWITGRGWHEGKWDSLPSDQHNGFPTHERLSQVSPFHPVMLTRAGGHAGLMNARAFEVAGLTPQNIEEKLLEMEGGNIDRYPDGQFTGIIHDNAKEWMKQHMEKVDSPSEVAGVMRLAIRASQAAGVTSFHDAGITAREYEGYQYLLHQGDLGLRMHAMLYAMDSAFIESWYQRGPIVDTTNYLFSVRAIKLHADGALGNRGAWLLESYTDHPGHFGLETTSMDYVETTAKKALENGFQLCVHAIGDRANREVLDRYENAFQGYDGDASAARFRIEHAQHLTAEDIPRFAELGVIASMQGIHMSSDRPWAIDRLGEERILEGAYVWQKLLQSGARVINGTDVPVEPINPLACFYASVTRKTLQGMPEGGYEADQKMSRQEALRSYTLDAAYGSFEESIKGSIEVGKLADFVILNQDIMTIPEDDILSTRVVQTILGGETVYVNNQ; encoded by the coding sequence ATGATTATTTCGGGCGGGCCAATCTATACCTCTAATGAGCTGACTCCAACCGCCGAGGCAGTGGCTGTAGCCGATGGTCGAATAGTTTTTGTTGGGTCCATGCAAGAGGCTCAGGCTTTTCAAGGTGAACAGACCAAACAAGTGGACTTAAATGGAAATACATTACTCCCCGGTTTTATTGAATCGCATGGCCATCTTTACAATTTTGGCTACAGCATGGTTCAGCTGGATCTACGCCCTTGCAAATCTTACGAAGAGGTCTTGGAAAAGGTAGCTAATGCCACCGAAAAAATGGAGCCCGGCCAATGGATTACAGGAAGAGGATGGCATGAAGGTAAATGGGATAGCCTTCCTTCGGATCAACACAATGGATTTCCAACCCATGAGCGATTGTCGCAAGTATCCCCCTTTCATCCGGTAATGCTTACCCGAGCGGGTGGTCACGCTGGATTAATGAATGCGAGGGCCTTTGAAGTAGCAGGACTAACTCCCCAAAACATAGAGGAAAAGCTCCTTGAAATGGAAGGAGGGAACATTGATCGTTATCCAGATGGGCAGTTTACCGGAATCATTCATGATAACGCCAAAGAATGGATGAAACAGCACATGGAAAAGGTGGATTCGCCATCAGAAGTAGCTGGTGTAATGCGATTAGCTATTCGGGCCAGTCAGGCGGCTGGGGTGACCAGTTTTCATGATGCCGGAATAACGGCCCGCGAATATGAAGGCTATCAATACTTGTTGCATCAGGGAGATTTAGGCTTAAGAATGCACGCTATGCTCTATGCCATGGATTCGGCATTTATCGAAAGTTGGTATCAACGCGGACCGATTGTGGATACAACGAACTACCTGTTTTCAGTGAGAGCGATAAAACTTCATGCCGATGGAGCTTTGGGTAACCGAGGTGCCTGGCTCTTGGAATCCTATACGGATCATCCGGGGCATTTTGGTTTGGAAACCACGTCTATGGATTACGTGGAAACTACAGCGAAAAAGGCTCTCGAAAATGGGTTTCAATTATGTGTTCATGCCATTGGAGATCGTGCCAACCGGGAAGTGCTTGATCGTTATGAGAACGCTTTTCAGGGCTATGATGGAGATGCCTCCGCAGCCCGGTTTCGAATTGAACACGCTCAGCACTTAACTGCTGAAGATATTCCCCGATTTGCAGAACTGGGGGTTATCGCTTCCATGCAGGGTATTCACATGTCTTCCGATCGCCCCTGGGCCATTGACCGATTGGGGGAAGAACGCATTTTGGAAGGGGCTTATGTTTGGCAGAAATTGTTGCAATCCGGAGCTCGGGTGATTAATGGAACCGATGTGCCGGTTGAACCCATTAACCCTTTAGCTTGCTTCTACGCATCGGTTACACGAAAAACTTTGCAGGGCATGCCGGAAGGAGGCTACGAAGCCGACCAGAAAATGAGTCGTCAGGAAGCCTTAAGATCCTATACCCTTGATGCAGCCTATGGCTCATTTGAGGAGTCCATTAAAGGTTCGATAGAAGTGGGCAAGCTGGCCGATTTTGTGATCCTGAACCAGGATATCATGACTATTCCAGAAGACGATATTCTTTCAACCCGGGTAGTACAAACTATTTTGGGAGGAGAAACGGTTTATGTGAACAACCAATGA